Proteins encoded within one genomic window of Eurosta solidaginis isolate ZX-2024a chromosome 1, ASM4086904v1, whole genome shotgun sequence:
- the LOC137238909 gene encoding nuclear transcription factor Y subunit beta-like, producing the protein MKYLNILNTTYAVAVVFACFTSLLDPSCLAVAINDEGLPSPVSLPFNDLLPPLSNADFENEKTMSFIVAASTTSKATDISATTTIASGIPAPPMKPTKLLKTEQSKKLQHQQQKIKQQTPLEVPVLDLYPEVAPALQAPEAKTVASVTVSVLKPSAIAQHQTLSAETAQTKYQATTATTTNYQAFAQQQLKPQNQLKQQQKQQLVKQLGQQTVVQQKLQPQNVATINKAALASVQISQERGRVNVELLQQLLHSTTRRPSRGALPTLTPFPRRIK; encoded by the exons ATGAAATATTTGAAT ATATTAAATACAACATACGCAGTGGCTGTCGTTTTTGCCTGTTTTACATCGTTACTTGACCCAAGTTGTCTAGCTGTGGCAATAAATGATGAAGGGTTGCCATCGCCAGTATCGCTCCCATTTAATGATTTATTGCCACCTCTGTCCAATGCTGATTTCGAGAACGAAAAAACAATGTCGTTTATCGTTGCAGCTTCTACTACTAGCAAAGCAACAGATATATCAGCAACCACAACGATTGCTAGTGGAATACCGGCGCCACCGATGAAGCCAACGAAATTGTTGAAAACggaacaatcaaaaaaattacaaCATCAGCAACAAAAGATTAAACAACAAACGCCGTTAGAAGTACCCGTATTAGATTTGTATCCTGAGGTGGCACCAGCATTGCAAGCGCCGGAAGCGAAGACTGTAGCATCAGTTACAGTTTCAGTACTCAAACCATCCGCTATAGCTCAACATCAAACATTGTCAGCAGAGACAGCGCAGACGAAATATCaagctacaacagcaacaacaacgaaCTATCAAGCGTTTGCACAACAACAACTGAAACCACAAAATCAACTAAAACAACAACAGAAGCAGCAACTGGTTAAGCAGTTGGGACAACAAACAGTTGTACagcagaagttgcagccacaAAATGTTGCAACAATTAACAAAGCAGCGCTGGCATCGGTGCAGATATCGCAAGAGCGAGGACGAGTAAATGTTGAGCTATTACAACAATTACTACATTCAACAACACGTCGGCCATCACGTGGTGCGCTTCCCACGTTGACACCATTTCCACGACGTATTAAGTGA